A genomic window from Actinomycetota bacterium includes:
- a CDS encoding Bpu10I family restriction endonuclease: protein MSYFIHGDNLERKIKVEKQLENRKLLEEIKMKYLKWKEDNMKITGTTKNDIINKVILLNDYKSFIDQPRFKKEAGNKFGFTPQSQLHSSVIEEFMYFLFKDVGKLANKHIHWGRTQAYTNLYFAPQNIEAFEESSNIVINVKSQDFSISKEVILKSRVSNSDNWQEHTIYVPIVSIECKTYLDKTMYEGSVSTAEKIKKGNPYCIFLIATETYEVSFDVEPRYSSIDQIYVLRKESRNNPINTDVVYDLFNYVNSHISADWYNVKERIKRGKMI, encoded by the coding sequence CATGGAGACAATTTGGAGCGCAAGATAAAAGTCGAAAAGCAACTTGAAAATAGAAAACTATTAGAGGAGATCAAAATGAAATACCTTAAGTGGAAAGAAGATAACATGAAAATTACTGGTACAACCAAAAATGATATAATAAACAAAGTTATACTTCTTAACGACTATAAATCGTTCATTGACCAACCTAGATTCAAAAAAGAAGCAGGGAATAAGTTTGGCTTTACTCCACAATCACAATTACATTCCTCAGTAATCGAAGAATTCATGTATTTTCTATTCAAAGACGTTGGGAAATTAGCAAATAAACATATCCATTGGGGGCGAACGCAAGCATATACTAACTTATATTTTGCGCCACAAAACATTGAGGCATTTGAAGAAAGTTCAAATATTGTGATTAATGTAAAAAGTCAAGATTTTTCTATTTCAAAGGAAGTGATTCTAAAGTCAAGAGTTTCAAACAGTGATAATTGGCAAGAACACACAATTTATGTCCCTATAGTTTCTATCGAGTGTAAAACATATTTAGACAAAACAATGTACGAAGGTTCTGTTTCAACGGCAGAGAAGATTAAGAAGGGGAATCCTTATTGTATTTTTCTGATAGCTACAGAAACTTATGAAGTCAGTTTTGATGTTGAACCAAGGTACTCTTCGATTGATCAAATATATGTTTTAAGAAAAGAAAGCAGAAATAATCCAATAAACACTGATGTAGTATACGATCTGTTTAATTATGTTAATTCACATATTAGCGCTGATTGGTACAATGTCAAAGAGAGAATAAAAAGGGGCAAAATGATATGA